The Kitasatospora sp. NBC_00374 genome has a segment encoding these proteins:
- a CDS encoding GMC family oxidoreductase, producing the protein MTDSAAGASDTADYVIVGAGSAGCVLADRLSEDGSRVLLIEAGGPDRAAEISIPAAFPKLFGSDFDWSYHTTPQPGLNGRRIFFPRGKTLGGSSSINAQIWTRGHQADFDGWAAAGCTGWEYSRVLPYFRRAEGRSGPTGPDGYGTEGPVRIDDLRDLNPATEAFLAACAAAGHPELGDAESSAREGAGPVRVTQHNGRRWSAADAYLRPAQRRPNLTVLTGGLVRRVLLEGGRAVGVELDHPDGVRRIRAEREVILSAGAVGSPQLLMLSGIGDPAQLRPLGLPVEVDLPGVGRNLSDHLYVPLAMAARQEISPGVGEQGEDVLEYFRHRRGRLSSNLAEALVFLSTEAGLPGPDIELVWMLVPFLDSGRGEPAHGVTLGVVLLQPHGRGSVRLRTADPADAPLIDPGFLADPAGRDLATTVAGVKEACRLLGRPELAHVVGEPLLPGLTAASDRDLADLVRGHAETLYHPVGSCRMGADEESVVDPEFRVRGTTGLRVVDAGVMPVVPRGHTHAPTVMLAERAADLIRGLPALPAARERRAALAGRS; encoded by the coding sequence ATGACCGACTCCGCCGCCGGGGCGTCGGACACCGCCGACTACGTGATCGTCGGCGCCGGCTCGGCGGGCTGCGTGCTCGCCGACCGGCTGAGCGAGGACGGCAGCCGGGTACTGCTGATCGAGGCCGGCGGGCCCGACCGGGCCGCCGAGATCAGCATTCCGGCCGCCTTCCCCAAACTCTTCGGCTCCGACTTCGACTGGTCCTACCACACCACCCCGCAGCCGGGGCTGAACGGCCGCCGGATCTTCTTCCCCCGCGGCAAGACCCTCGGCGGCTCCTCCTCCATCAACGCCCAGATCTGGACCAGAGGACACCAGGCCGACTTCGACGGCTGGGCCGCGGCCGGCTGCACCGGCTGGGAGTACTCCCGCGTGCTGCCGTACTTCCGCCGGGCCGAGGGCCGCAGCGGCCCCACCGGACCGGACGGCTACGGCACCGAGGGCCCGGTCCGGATCGACGACCTGCGCGACCTCAACCCGGCCACCGAGGCCTTCCTCGCGGCCTGCGCCGCCGCCGGCCACCCGGAACTCGGCGACGCCGAGTCCAGTGCCCGGGAGGGCGCCGGCCCCGTCCGGGTGACCCAGCACAACGGCCGCCGCTGGAGCGCCGCCGACGCCTACCTGCGCCCCGCGCAGCGCCGGCCCAACCTGACCGTGCTCACCGGTGGCCTGGTCCGCCGGGTCCTGCTGGAGGGCGGACGGGCCGTCGGCGTCGAGCTCGACCACCCGGACGGCGTCCGGCGGATCCGTGCCGAACGCGAGGTGATCCTCAGCGCCGGCGCCGTCGGCAGCCCCCAGCTGCTGATGCTCTCCGGCATCGGCGACCCCGCCCAGCTGCGCCCGCTCGGCCTGCCGGTCGAGGTGGACCTGCCCGGCGTGGGCCGCAACCTCAGCGACCACCTCTACGTACCGCTCGCGATGGCGGCCCGGCAGGAGATCTCGCCCGGCGTGGGGGAGCAGGGCGAGGACGTGCTGGAGTACTTCCGGCACCGTCGCGGCCGGCTCAGCTCCAACCTTGCGGAGGCCCTGGTGTTCCTGAGCACCGAGGCAGGGCTGCCCGGCCCGGACATCGAACTCGTCTGGATGCTGGTGCCGTTCCTGGACAGCGGCCGCGGCGAACCGGCCCACGGTGTGACCCTGGGCGTGGTGCTGCTGCAGCCGCACGGCCGCGGCAGCGTGCGGCTGCGTACCGCCGATCCGGCCGACGCCCCGCTGATCGACCCGGGCTTCCTGGCCGACCCGGCCGGCCGCGACCTCGCCACCACCGTGGCCGGGGTCAAGGAGGCCTGCCGGCTGCTCGGCCGGCCCGAACTGGCGCACGTCGTCGGCGAACCGCTGCTCCCCGGCCTGACCGCGGCGTCCGACCGGGACCTCGCGGACCTGGTCCGCGGGCACGCCGAAACCCTCTACCACCCGGTGGGCAGTTGCCGGATGGGCGCGGACGAGGAGTCCGTGGTCGACCCGGAGTTCCGGGTGCGGGGTACCACCGGCCTACGGGTCGTCGATGCCGGTG